The Fimbriimonadaceae bacterium nucleotide sequence TCTGGGAAGCTGGCGGAAGAGATCGTCGCCGTGGAGATTCCTCAGCGCAAGGGCGACCCGGTCGTGGTGAAGGACGACGAAGGCCCGGGCAAGGGTGGCGACCGCGAGAAGATGCGCGGTCTGCGAGCGGCATTTGACAAAGAGGGCGTCACGACAGCCGCTAATGCCAGCTCGATCAACGACGGTGGCGCGGCGATGATTTTGTCTTCTGCGTCCAAGGCGGCGGAGTTGGGCTTGAAGCCGATTGGAAAGGTTGTCGCCTATGCCCAGCACGCCCAAGACCCGCAGTGGTTTACGACGGCACCCGCCGAAGCGGTCAATAAGCTGCTCGCCAAGGCCGGATTAAGCGTCGGCGATATCGACCTTTTTGAGGTCAACGAGGCGTTCGCCGTCGTGGCGATGGTGGTCGCTCGCAAGTGCGGAATTCCGCACGAGAAGCTGAACGTGAACGGCGGTGCTGTGGCGCTGGGGCACCCGATTGGCATGACGGGCACACGGTTGACGATGACGGCCCTGCATGAGCTTCGTCGTCGGGGTGGGAAGTATGCGGTGGCGACGCCCTGTATCGGTGGTGGTGAAGCGACGGCGATTTTGATTGAAGCGCTCTAGGGGCGCGTCGGCAAGTAGTCGGCAGGTTGTTGGTGAAGTCTTTCTACACCCTCACCCTCTGCCCCCTCTCCCTCGGTCATTAGGGAGAGGGGAAAGTCGGGTCGTTGGCAAGTAGCATCCGACTCTATGTTCTAAACGAGGGGTGAAAGTACCCCCCATAACGGCAGTTAAGGAGGGATCGGTGACCACTTGCCGACAATTTGCCAACCACCTGCCAACCACCTGCCGACGTGCCCTTAACTACTTCGAATACAGCGGCTGATACAACATCACCTTAAAGTCGCCGGGGACTTTCATATAGGTGATCAGGCCGAAGCCCGCGTTCACAATCCCTTGTGTGAACTCCACGCCCTTCTCTTTCAATTCCTCGACCGTCGCTTCAATATCATCGCAATAGAAGGAGATATCGCAAGTGCCGGATGGCGGCGATTCGGCTTCATCGGTGGGGTGGCAGCCCATGTCGGCTTCGGGGAGATTGAAGATCAGCCAGCCGTCGCCGACATCGGTTGCCGAAAAGCCGATCTTGTCTCGCAGGAAGGCCCTCAGTTCATCGGCCTTCGAACTGTAAAACATCGTGTGAACACCGCGAATCATAGTAAGCGGAGCTTACCTGCGAGGCCGGGACCTCCCTCCCTGAGCCCCTCCCTCCTCCGGACTTCGTGCGCAGGAGGGAGGGGAATCAGAACCACTTTTTCTTGCGGAAG carries:
- a CDS encoding acetyl-CoA C-acetyltransferase translates to MQDVVILSGVRTPVGAYLGSLSTLPATRLGAAAIKEALVRAGVTPEQVDEVLMGMVLQGGVGQAPARQAALYAGLPQSVPCTTVNKVCGSGMKTVMMAAQAIKAGDAEIVVAGGMESMSMAPYVLDKARTGYRMGNGTLIDMMIHDGLWDPYNNVHMGSCGDLCAKEENFSRDELDDFAAESFRRAQEAQKSGKLAEEIVAVEIPQRKGDPVVVKDDEGPGKGGDREKMRGLRAAFDKEGVTTAANASSINDGGAAMILSSASKAAELGLKPIGKVVAYAQHAQDPQWFTTAPAEAVNKLLAKAGLSVGDIDLFEVNEAFAVVAMVVARKCGIPHEKLNVNGGAVALGHPIGMTGTRLTMTALHELRRRGGKYAVATPCIGGGEATAILIEAL